A window of the Microbacterium sp. AZCO genome harbors these coding sequences:
- a CDS encoding TIGR01777 family oxidoreductase, which produces MPRRVVIAGASGFIGSALADSLRADGVAVTTLVRRAARSADEVEWLTEGEPLDPAVLEGADALVGLNGASIGRFPWTSSYKHTLVWSRITPTQVLARAVRELGADAPAFVSASAVGYYGATPRGVQTERSPRGESFLADLCGEWEGAARAAGSSARVVLLRTAPIVHPEGVLKPLIVLTKLGASGPIGPGTQIWPWISLDDEIAAIRHVIETEVEGPVNLTGPTRAHANDLGFALARRLNRPYLLRAPEWGLRLALGADATEALLTTDADVRPTVLEASGFSFRHTTVEDAVAASVPAAEPHSLVIGR; this is translated from the coding sequence ATGCCGCGCCGCGTCGTCATCGCGGGAGCGTCGGGCTTCATCGGCTCGGCGCTCGCCGACAGCCTGCGCGCCGACGGCGTCGCGGTGACGACGCTCGTGCGGCGAGCGGCCCGCAGCGCCGACGAGGTCGAGTGGCTGACGGAGGGCGAGCCGCTCGACCCGGCGGTCCTCGAGGGCGCTGACGCGCTCGTGGGGCTCAACGGCGCGAGCATCGGCCGGTTCCCGTGGACGTCGTCGTACAAGCACACCCTCGTGTGGTCGCGCATCACGCCGACGCAGGTGCTGGCGCGAGCCGTCCGCGAGCTCGGAGCGGACGCGCCGGCCTTCGTCTCGGCGTCGGCCGTCGGCTACTACGGGGCGACGCCGCGCGGCGTGCAGACCGAGCGCTCGCCACGCGGCGAGTCGTTCCTCGCCGACCTCTGCGGCGAGTGGGAGGGCGCGGCCCGCGCGGCCGGCTCGTCGGCGCGGGTCGTGCTGCTGCGCACCGCGCCGATAGTGCACCCCGAGGGAGTGCTCAAGCCGCTCATCGTGCTGACGAAGCTCGGCGCGAGCGGACCGATCGGCCCGGGAACCCAGATCTGGCCGTGGATCTCACTCGACGACGAGATCGCCGCGATCCGGCATGTCATCGAGACGGAGGTCGAGGGTCCCGTGAACCTCACGGGACCGACGCGCGCCCACGCGAACGACCTGGGCTTCGCTCTCGCGCGACGCCTGAACCGCCCGTACCTTCTGCGCGCGCCGGAGTGGGGGCTGCGCCTCGCCCTCGGAGCCGATGCGACGGAGGCCCTGCTCACGACGGACGCCGACGTGCGCCCGACGGTGCTCGAGGCATCCGGATTCTCCTTCCGGCATACGACGGTGGAGGATGCCGTGGCAGCGTCTGTGCCGGCGGCAGAGCCGCACTCGCTCGTGATCGGGCGGTAG
- a CDS encoding OsmC family peroxiredoxin, with product MSVTSEASTSWKGSLTEGSGEVALESSNQGPFPVNWKARSEGSTSVTTPEELIAAAHSSCFSMALSNALAQNGTPPESIETTASVTFIPGKGIAGSHLNVEAVVPGLSPEDFATLAEEAKKGCPVSQALAGIEITLEASLA from the coding sequence ATGAGCGTAACGAGCGAAGCCAGCACCTCGTGGAAGGGGAGCCTCACGGAGGGATCCGGAGAGGTCGCCCTCGAGAGCTCGAACCAGGGCCCCTTCCCGGTCAACTGGAAGGCCCGCAGCGAAGGCTCGACGTCGGTCACGACGCCCGAGGAGCTGATCGCGGCGGCCCACTCCTCGTGCTTCTCGATGGCCCTGTCGAACGCTCTCGCCCAGAACGGCACGCCGCCGGAGAGCATCGAGACGACCGCATCCGTCACGTTCATCCCCGGCAAGGGCATCGCCGGCAGCCACCTCAACGTCGAGGCCGTCGTGCCGGGCCTCAGCCCCGAGGACTTCGCGACGCTCGCCGAAGAGGCGAAGAAGGGATGCCCCGTGTCGCAGGCGCTCGCGGGCATCGAGATCACGCTCGAGGCGTCGCTTGCCTGA
- a CDS encoding DUF4395 domain-containing protein, with protein MSSSSGPKGIDPRGPRFAAGITALLLLVDVLLGLTGLSTQQDADGTWALAQASVAERFLDPAFLLLLVTALLFLWGVLSPRTAPWGALFRAVVQPRLAPPSELEDPRPPRFAQGVGLVVVGIGLVLQLAGVPWALPIAAGLAFVAAFLNAAFGLCLGCQMYLLLQRAGVVGRQRPVAV; from the coding sequence ATGTCTAGCAGCTCCGGTCCGAAGGGCATCGACCCGCGCGGACCGCGCTTCGCCGCCGGCATCACGGCGCTCCTGCTCCTCGTCGACGTGCTGCTCGGCCTCACGGGCCTCTCGACCCAGCAGGATGCCGACGGCACGTGGGCGCTCGCCCAGGCGTCGGTGGCGGAGCGCTTCCTCGACCCGGCCTTCCTCCTGCTGCTCGTCACGGCGCTCCTCTTCCTGTGGGGCGTCCTCTCGCCGCGGACGGCACCGTGGGGCGCGCTGTTCCGCGCCGTGGTGCAGCCGCGCCTCGCGCCTCCGAGCGAGCTGGAAGACCCGCGCCCGCCGCGCTTCGCGCAGGGCGTCGGCCTCGTCGTCGTCGGGATCGGGCTCGTGCTCCAGCTGGCCGGAGTGCCGTGGGCGCTGCCGATCGCCGCCGGGCTGGCGTTCGTCGCGGCCTTCCTGAACGCCGCTTTCGGTCTGTGCCTCGGGTGCCAGATGTATCTCCTGCTGCAGCGCGCCGGCGTCGTCGGCCGCCAGCGTCCCGTCGCCGTCTGA
- a CDS encoding thioredoxin family protein, translating into MNLVGALIVLAVLLTATIALGAFLRWRQNRPQRHIAHEVVQPERLGADGLGEVATLLQFSTELCARCPGVHRRLSALADEHPGVRHLDVDLTHRPDIAKHFHVLQTPTTLILDGDGVVQTRFGGVPNRHVLELELNRLTEEAANV; encoded by the coding sequence GTGAATCTGGTAGGGGCTCTGATCGTGCTCGCCGTCCTCCTGACGGCGACGATCGCGCTCGGCGCCTTCCTCCGCTGGCGGCAGAATCGCCCGCAGCGTCACATCGCGCACGAGGTGGTCCAGCCCGAGCGACTCGGTGCCGACGGGCTCGGCGAGGTCGCCACGCTCCTGCAGTTCAGCACCGAGCTGTGCGCGCGGTGTCCCGGTGTCCACCGCCGGCTCTCGGCCCTCGCCGACGAGCACCCCGGCGTGCGGCACCTCGACGTCGACCTCACGCACCGGCCCGACATCGCGAAGCACTTCCACGTCCTCCAGACGCCCACGACGCTCATCCTCGACGGCGACGGCGTCGTGCAGACCCGGTTCGGCGGCGTGCCCAACCGGCATGTGCTCGAGCTCGAGCTCAACCGACTCACAGAAGAGGCCGCCAATGTCTAG
- the thyX gene encoding FAD-dependent thymidylate synthase, whose translation MSDAADTPEIEFRSDVTVELVRASASDSDVLFAARVSTQGEQTLDAAASGTEASAKDRGLINYLMRDRHGSPFEHNSMTFYVQAPIFVFREFMRHRIASYNEESGRYRELRPVFYVPGRERNLVQVGKPGAYEFLPGTDEQSQLVDETTRAASIHAFEAYQRMLAAGVAREVARIVLPLNIYSSMYVTLNARSLMNFLSLRTKVEGTHFPSFPQREIEMCAEKMETFWRERMPLTHAAFNANGRVAP comes from the coding sequence GTGAGCGACGCCGCAGACACCCCCGAGATCGAATTCCGAAGCGATGTGACCGTCGAGCTGGTGCGCGCCAGCGCTTCCGACTCGGACGTGCTGTTCGCGGCCCGCGTCTCGACGCAGGGCGAGCAGACCCTGGATGCCGCCGCGTCGGGAACCGAGGCGAGCGCCAAGGATCGCGGGCTCATCAACTACCTCATGCGCGACCGCCACGGCTCGCCCTTCGAGCACAACTCGATGACCTTCTACGTGCAGGCGCCGATCTTCGTCTTCCGCGAGTTCATGCGACACCGCATCGCGTCCTACAACGAGGAGTCCGGCCGCTATCGCGAGCTGCGACCGGTCTTCTACGTCCCCGGACGCGAGCGCAACCTCGTCCAGGTCGGCAAGCCCGGCGCCTACGAGTTCCTCCCCGGCACGGACGAGCAGTCGCAGCTCGTCGACGAGACGACGCGCGCCGCATCCATCCACGCCTTCGAGGCCTACCAGCGGATGCTCGCCGCCGGGGTCGCCCGCGAGGTCGCGCGCATCGTACTGCCGCTCAACATCTACTCGTCCATGTACGTCACACTGAACGCGCGCTCGCTCATGAACTTCCTCTCCCTGCGCACGAAGGTCGAGGGGACGCACTTCCCGTCCTTCCCGCAGCGGGAGATCGAGATGTGCGCCGAGAAGATGGAGACGTTCTGGAGGGAGCGGATGCCGCTCACCCACGCCGCCTTCAACGCCAACGGCCGCGTCGCGCCCTGA